The proteins below come from a single Iocasia fonsfrigidae genomic window:
- a CDS encoding HD domain-containing phosphohydrolase, which produces MERSLTHIINTKLVYLFIIMAVLMIVFVVTFTNNFVNNLVYHNILKMTVESVYSSLTQFDESLHTMENFYDNLIVKMADDYRQKMEEKGLTVQDMSAEQFDKVLVDILEKHRSELNVLGIDRDIYSNIYYYIINPAGRIVTTNHSIYENADLIEYKDLEGLPSGRFFFQRLTYDPLTELPKKDGYIIFANGYILKVSLPFDVELFDRLSKRIKSIEKDISYVEEIGFYKANYTPVNELFKELTDQDQEYLRRLGEEDSIRNDISAYKSVYYGRWDTRTEAPFTNQSYYLKMKLDFSKHLAALGKTISMVIAIIIFFTILIIFLITRKLSADITAPFAELAASMSQLTNKDLDNIDQNLQKTDIKEINMLLASYQGMTSELSASFEELKAMNEELEASYRESYNLAENLNNVIEVATKLTGIVFDDRTIFLRDLFYVAKQLITEADYGSVYLIDEGENRYLDSIGHDIKKLNNIPITPDYLAKQGTVQFIKDIETEVYDPAFQDIRAAILEAKKPIKSSLVVHLTVGEKIVGGLGFDIAKGSELSFSKHSIETVRAFGNLASAFLTMIQYKNIEEGFQRSIILSIINILEIHDKYTKGHSENVAEISALIAREMNYPEKEIKVIEWAGLVHDIGKILISNSILNKPGRLSRKEFEQIKQHPVWGYEVLVGSDELKEIATYIRHHHERWDGTGYPDQLSGEEIPKIARIIALADSWDTMRSDRVYRQKLSLNTARQELIDNKGTQFDPEIVDIALELIVDGKIK; this is translated from the coding sequence TTGGAAAGGTCTTTAACTCATATAATAAATACAAAGTTAGTATATTTATTTATTATTATGGCTGTTTTAATGATAGTCTTTGTTGTTACTTTTACCAATAATTTTGTTAATAACCTGGTATATCATAATATCTTGAAAATGACCGTGGAGTCTGTTTATTCATCACTAACTCAGTTTGATGAATCACTTCATACCATGGAAAATTTTTACGATAATCTAATTGTTAAGATGGCAGATGATTACCGTCAGAAGATGGAGGAAAAGGGACTGACAGTCCAGGATATGTCTGCAGAGCAGTTTGATAAAGTTTTAGTTGATATACTGGAAAAACATAGGTCTGAATTGAATGTGCTGGGAATTGACAGGGATATATATAGTAATATATATTACTATATAATTAATCCTGCTGGTAGAATAGTAACAACAAATCATTCTATTTATGAGAACGCTGACTTAATAGAATATAAGGATTTAGAAGGCTTGCCGTCAGGAAGATTCTTTTTTCAGAGGTTAACCTATGACCCACTCACTGAATTACCTAAAAAGGATGGGTATATTATATTTGCTAACGGCTATATACTCAAAGTCTCTCTTCCCTTTGATGTAGAGCTCTTTGACAGGTTATCAAAGAGAATAAAGTCAATAGAGAAGGATATCAGTTATGTAGAAGAAATTGGTTTTTATAAGGCTAATTATACCCCGGTAAATGAGCTCTTTAAAGAACTTACTGATCAAGATCAGGAATATCTGCGTCGCCTAGGGGAAGAAGACTCAATTAGAAATGATATATCTGCTTATAAATCAGTTTATTATGGCAGGTGGGATACCAGAACAGAGGCTCCCTTTACTAATCAATCCTATTATCTTAAAATGAAACTAGATTTCTCTAAACACTTGGCAGCACTTGGTAAGACGATTTCTATGGTTATTGCTATTATAATATTTTTTACTATTTTGATTATTTTTTTAATTACCCGCAAATTGTCGGCTGATATCACTGCCCCTTTTGCAGAACTGGCTGCGAGTATGAGTCAGTTGACTAATAAGGATTTAGATAATATAGATCAAAACCTGCAGAAGACTGATATTAAAGAGATTAATATGCTGCTGGCCAGTTATCAAGGGATGACCAGTGAACTATCAGCATCTTTTGAGGAATTGAAGGCCATGAATGAAGAGCTGGAGGCATCATATCGGGAAAGCTATAACCTGGCTGAGAATTTGAATAATGTTATTGAGGTAGCAACCAAGCTGACTGGTATAGTTTTTGATGACAGGACAATTTTTTTGAGAGATCTTTTTTATGTAGCCAAGCAGTTAATAACTGAGGCTGATTATGGCAGTGTCTATTTGATTGATGAAGGTGAAAACAGGTATCTTGATTCAATAGGCCATGATATTAAAAAACTAAATAATATTCCAATTACACCTGATTATCTTGCTAAACAGGGAACTGTCCAGTTTATTAAAGATATTGAGACCGAGGTTTATGATCCAGCATTTCAGGATATCAGGGCGGCTATTTTAGAGGCTAAAAAACCGATCAAATCTAGTCTGGTTGTACATTTAACAGTTGGAGAAAAAATAGTTGGTGGTCTGGGTTTTGATATTGCTAAAGGAAGTGAATTGTCATTTAGTAAACATTCCATTGAAACAGTAAGGGCTTTTGGTAATCTGGCCTCTGCCTTTTTAACCATGATACAATATAAGAATATTGAGGAGGGTTTCCAGAGGTCGATTATTTTATCAATTATTAATATACTGGAAATACATGATAAGTATACCAAGGGCCATTCTGAAAATGTTGCTGAGATATCTGCCCTTATTGCCCGGGAAATGAATTACCCTGAGAAGGAGATTAAGGTCATTGAATGGGCAGGATTGGTTCATGATATAGGTAAAATTTTGATTAGTAATTCTATTTTAAATAAACCAGGCAGGCTTTCCCGGAAGGAGTTTGAACAGATTAAGCAACACCCTGTCTGGGGTTATGAGGTGCTGGTTGGTTCAGATGAGTTAAAGGAGATAGCTACTTATATCAGGCATCACCATGAAAGATGGGATGGAACGGGTTATCCAGATCAGCTGTCAGGGGAAGAGATTCCAAAAATAGCTAGAATAATTGCCCTGGCAGATTCATGGGATACTATGAGGAGTGACCGGGTCTACCGCCAAAAACTATCCCTTAATACCGCCAGACAGGAATTAATAGATAATAAGGGGACTCAGTTTGACCCTGAGATTGTAGATATTGCCCTTGAATTGATAGTTGATGGAAAAATCAAGTAG
- the traF gene encoding conjugal transfer protein TraF, with protein sequence MKLKVVLVVSLVVILVSAGSVGAEKLGSANLTARSLGMGGAFTGLADDLSSLYYNPAGMVNSGLLGIQLDLGTMVSISDELDELQDIPDKINDDSISDALSVIPDDVNFMGQGQLAANFKSFGVAYTTKAFAESSNQGSSASAKLIKLQEGVLSLGNELIGLPFGVGRLVYGMNYRLIKLEKESYAVSSATEVTKIESDDDSFAIDLGLLMNMTDNFRVGLQIQNLIKPDFDLSGDKEKSHYDGSTWVIDSDSYSEEMKLDRVGRIGASLRVPIIDLTLAADIDNLGFLSDTKDDEVYHFGIEKDIIFNGLSLRAGTFSQEDGDNYLTCGLGLNLKALHLDIAAASDDRFDKSVAAVVSGRVKF encoded by the coding sequence GTGAAATTGAAGGTGGTTTTGGTAGTCTCTCTTGTTGTGATTTTAGTCTCAGCTGGAAGTGTTGGAGCGGAAAAACTGGGCTCGGCAAATTTAACGGCAAGGTCTCTGGGAATGGGTGGTGCTTTTACTGGACTGGCTGATGATTTAAGTTCATTGTATTATAATCCTGCTGGTATGGTGAACAGCGGACTGCTTGGTATCCAGCTTGATCTGGGGACAATGGTCTCTATTTCAGATGAACTGGATGAATTACAGGATATACCAGATAAGATTAATGATGATAGTATTAGTGATGCTCTTTCTGTTATCCCAGATGATGTAAATTTTATGGGACAGGGACAGCTGGCGGCTAATTTTAAGTCATTTGGTGTGGCCTATACTACTAAGGCTTTTGCTGAGTCATCCAACCAGGGTTCTTCGGCCTCTGCTAAGTTAATTAAGCTACAGGAAGGTGTCTTAAGTCTGGGTAATGAATTAATAGGACTTCCCTTTGGTGTAGGCAGACTGGTTTATGGGATGAATTATAGGTTAATTAAATTAGAAAAGGAATCATATGCGGTTTCATCTGCTACTGAAGTTACGAAGATAGAAAGCGATGATGATAGTTTTGCTATTGACTTGGGTTTATTAATGAATATGACAGATAATTTCAGGGTTGGACTTCAGATCCAGAACCTGATTAAACCGGATTTTGATCTGTCAGGTGATAAAGAGAAGAGTCATTATGATGGTTCTACCTGGGTTATAGATAGTGATAGTTATTCTGAAGAGATGAAACTGGACAGGGTCGGCCGGATAGGGGCTTCATTAAGAGTCCCGATAATTGATCTAACCCTGGCAGCTGATATAGATAATCTAGGTTTCCTATCTGATACAAAGGATGATGAGGTATATCACTTTGGTATAGAAAAAGATATAATCTTTAACGGTTTATCTCTGCGGGCCGGTACCTTCAGCCAGGAAGATGGTGATAACTATCTTACCTGTGGCCTGGGATTAAACCTTAAAGCCTTACACCTTGATATTGCAGCAGCCAGTGATGATAGATTTGATAAGAGTGTTGCTGCTGTGGTTTCTGGAAGGGTGAAGTTTTAG
- the galU gene encoding UTP--glucose-1-phosphate uridylyltransferase GalU produces MKVRKAIIPAAGLGTRFLPATKAQPKEMLPIVDKPTIQYIIEEAIDAGIEDILIITGKHKRAIEDHFDKSLELEFALKEKGKDELLSLVEEISNLVDIHYVRQKEPKGLGHAIYCARTFIGDEPFAVLLGDDVMTAEESVIGQMMKVFAEKGNPVLGVQQVAKKDVDKYGIVKYSSQTDRVYQVDDLIEKPALDEAPSNLAILGRYIITPDIFPILAETKPGRNNEIQLTDALQELARKRQVYAYDFLGKRYDVGNKMGFLQATVEFALNRDDLGGRFRKYLKDVLKQE; encoded by the coding sequence ATGAAAGTAAGAAAAGCCATTATTCCGGCAGCAGGTCTTGGTACTAGGTTTCTGCCAGCTACCAAGGCACAGCCCAAGGAGATGCTGCCAATTGTTGATAAGCCTACTATTCAGTATATTATTGAAGAGGCTATAGATGCCGGTATTGAGGATATTTTAATTATTACCGGTAAACATAAAAGGGCTATTGAGGATCATTTTGATAAATCACTGGAGTTAGAGTTTGCTCTTAAGGAAAAGGGTAAAGATGAGTTACTGAGTCTTGTTGAAGAGATTTCTAATTTAGTTGATATTCATTATGTCCGTCAGAAAGAACCAAAGGGACTGGGTCATGCCATCTACTGTGCCCGCACCTTTATCGGGGATGAACCCTTTGCTGTTCTGCTCGGTGATGATGTTATGACAGCAGAGGAATCAGTAATCGGGCAGATGATGAAGGTTTTTGCTGAAAAGGGTAATCCGGTATTAGGCGTACAGCAAGTTGCTAAAAAAGATGTCGATAAATATGGGATTGTTAAGTATAGTAGTCAGACAGATCGGGTTTATCAGGTTGATGACCTTATTGAAAAACCCGCCCTTGATGAAGCCCCTTCTAATCTGGCTATTCTTGGTAGGTATATAATTACCCCTGATATATTTCCAATACTGGCTGAGACAAAACCAGGTAGGAATAATGAGATTCAGCTGACAGATGCGCTGCAGGAACTGGCCAGGAAACGTCAAGTCTATGCCTATGATTTTCTGGGTAAGCGTTATGATGTAGGCAATAAAATGGGTTTCCTACAGGCTACTGTGGAGTTTGCCTTAAACAGAGATGACCTGGGTGGAAGATTCAGAAAATATCTAAAGGATGTTTTAAAACAGGAGTAG
- the rfbD gene encoding dTDP-4-dehydrorhamnose reductase, translating to MKILISGGNGQLARALRGALPADCSVFTPDRRELDVSSFSVVEDYFARVRPELVIHTAALTNVDRCEKEPGLALLVNARGSRNIALACQGFNAEMIHISTNFIFNGKSKDFYREDSLPDPINIYGYSKLLAEFFVKELLKNYYIVRTSWLYGEGEDNFVKRMIGLACQRKLLCVVDDQWAAPSYTVDLAEGILRLAASKKYGIYNMTNKGYCSRLQWVKEIIRISGIDVELKAVSSDYFPTPAVRPAFTVLSNDLLEQKIGFRLRSWEEALKEYCQRSGNI from the coding sequence ATGAAGATTTTAATAAGTGGTGGCAACGGCCAGTTAGCACGGGCTCTCAGGGGGGCTCTACCTGCAGATTGTAGTGTTTTTACACCTGATAGGAGGGAATTAGATGTAAGTTCTTTTTCAGTAGTTGAGGATTATTTTGCCAGAGTCAGACCGGAACTGGTAATCCATACTGCTGCCCTGACAAATGTTGACCGTTGTGAAAAGGAGCCTGGGCTGGCTCTACTGGTTAATGCCAGAGGAAGCCGGAATATTGCCCTGGCCTGTCAGGGGTTTAATGCTGAGATGATTCATATTAGTACTAATTTTATCTTTAATGGTAAGAGCAAGGATTTTTACAGGGAGGATTCTCTGCCTGATCCAATAAATATCTATGGCTATTCCAAATTACTGGCCGAGTTTTTTGTCAAGGAACTGCTGAAAAATTATTATATTGTCAGAACTTCCTGGCTTTATGGTGAGGGGGAGGACAATTTTGTAAAACGTATGATAGGGCTTGCCTGCCAGAGGAAACTACTCTGTGTTGTAGATGATCAGTGGGCAGCACCAAGCTATACTGTTGACCTGGCAGAAGGGATTTTAAGGCTTGCTGCCAGTAAAAAATATGGAATATATAATATGACAAATAAGGGGTACTGTAGCCGCCTTCAATGGGTTAAGGAAATTATCAGGATAAGTGGAATTGATGTAGAACTTAAAGCAGTAAGTTCAGATTATTTTCCTACTCCGGCAGTAAGGCCTGCTTTTACTGTTTTAAGTAATGATTTACTGGAACAGAAGATAGGTTTCAGGCTGCGCAGTTGGGAGGAGGCCTTAAAGGAGTATTGTCAAAGAAGTGGTAATATTTGA
- a CDS encoding phospho-sugar mutase, whose protein sequence is MHYMSKYREWLLSDYFDEETKAELKAIEGDEKEIEERFYKDLNFGTGGLRGIVGAGTNRMNKYTVQKATQGMANYIINYCDDGRERGVVIAYDSRHMSAEFALESALVLNGNGIKVYLFDELRPTPELSFAVRELKAVGGIVVTASHNPPEYNGYKVYWEDGGQVVPEQAREIIAEIAEIDDYDFVKKMANKETAVAEGLLEIIGNEIDDRYITEMIKVIPEQKLAVEKGDSISIVFTPLHGTANKPVRQVLKELGFTKVAVVEEQAEPDGDFPTVESPNPENFSAFKLALEKAKSFEPDLILGTDPDGDRMGIVVRDGEGNYLGLTGNQVGVLLTDFILNRMKEEGKLPDNGVVIKTIVTTEMLNRVAADYGVEVMNVLTGFKFIGEKIKEFEEKGDRTFIFGFEESYGYLAGTYARDKDAVVAVALAAVMTLYYQEQGMSVYDKLNELMDKYGYYQEDLAAIRLEGKEGEEKIAGTLAELREEKPEQICAIPVVSCSDYLAGKTYYYNNNREEEIKLPESNVLQYKLADDTLLTIRPSGTEPKLKLYFAVRADTKQEADDKIKDFKSRFLGEINEILESV, encoded by the coding sequence GTGCATTATATGTCTAAATACCGGGAATGGTTGTTAAGTGACTACTTTGATGAGGAAACTAAAGCAGAGTTGAAGGCCATTGAAGGTGATGAGAAGGAGATTGAAGAGAGATTCTATAAAGACCTGAATTTTGGTACAGGCGGCCTGAGGGGTATTGTTGGTGCTGGAACAAACAGGATGAACAAATATACCGTGCAAAAGGCCACCCAGGGAATGGCTAATTACATAATAAATTACTGTGATGACGGCCGGGAACGGGGGGTCGTAATAGCTTATGATTCCCGGCATATGTCAGCAGAGTTTGCTCTTGAGTCAGCCCTGGTTCTTAATGGTAATGGCATAAAGGTTTATTTGTTTGATGAACTACGTCCTACCCCTGAACTATCTTTTGCGGTCAGGGAACTTAAAGCAGTTGGTGGGATAGTTGTGACAGCCAGTCATAATCCACCGGAGTATAATGGTTATAAGGTCTACTGGGAAGATGGTGGACAGGTGGTTCCTGAGCAGGCCAGAGAGATAATTGCAGAAATTGCTGAAATAGATGACTATGATTTTGTAAAGAAAATGGCAAATAAAGAAACCGCTGTTGCTGAAGGTCTGCTGGAGATAATAGGGAATGAGATTGATGACCGCTATATTACAGAGATGATCAAGGTAATACCTGAGCAGAAACTGGCTGTAGAAAAAGGAGATAGTATCTCTATAGTCTTTACACCCCTACATGGCACTGCCAATAAACCAGTACGCCAAGTCTTAAAAGAACTTGGTTTTACAAAGGTGGCTGTAGTTGAAGAACAGGCTGAGCCAGATGGGGATTTTCCTACAGTAGAGAGTCCTAACCCAGAGAATTTTTCAGCTTTTAAATTGGCCCTGGAAAAGGCCAAAAGCTTTGAACCTGATCTTATTCTTGGTACTGACCCTGATGGGGATAGAATGGGTATTGTAGTCAGGGATGGTGAGGGTAATTACCTGGGTCTGACTGGTAACCAGGTTGGTGTTCTGCTTACTGATTTTATTCTGAACAGAATGAAGGAAGAAGGGAAACTCCCTGATAATGGGGTGGTCATTAAAACCATTGTGACTACAGAAATGCTTAACAGGGTTGCTGCTGACTATGGTGTAGAGGTAATGAATGTCCTGACTGGATTTAAATTTATTGGAGAAAAGATAAAGGAGTTTGAGGAAAAGGGTGATAGGACATTTATCTTTGGTTTTGAAGAGAGTTATGGTTACCTGGCTGGGACCTATGCCCGGGATAAAGATGCGGTTGTTGCTGTTGCCCTGGCTGCTGTAATGACCCTTTATTATCAAGAACAGGGGATGTCAGTTTATGACAAGTTGAATGAATTGATGGATAAATATGGTTATTATCAGGAAGACCTGGCAGCTATCAGGCTGGAAGGCAAAGAGGGGGAAGAGAAGATAGCTGGTACTCTGGCTGAATTGAGGGAGGAAAAACCGGAACAGATCTGCGCCATCCCTGTAGTAAGCTGTAGTGATTATCTGGCTGGTAAGACTTATTACTACAATAACAATAGGGAAGAAGAGATTAAACTGCCGGAATCTAATGTTCTACAGTATAAATTGGCAGATGATACTCTCTTGACTATCCGGCCCTCAGGGACTGAACCCAAGCTCAAGCTTTACTTTGCTGTGCGGGCTGATACGAAACAAGAGGCAGATGATAAGATCAAGGATTTTAAATCCAGATTCCTGGGAGAGATAAATGAAATACTGGAGAGTGTTTAG